From the Shewanella amazonensis SB2B genome, one window contains:
- the dedD gene encoding cell division protein DedD, with product MSSQFQNRLVGTIVMVALGVIFLPDLLDGKKDRVQEEFAEIPLRPQTPVMNAPEESFKVEELGSLELASQDADDDGEQTQALAAVTTDKFKDDKASTTASSSQASNPPTIQSAKVNDKPKEEPVVAKAVTTPPKSEPKPAQQAGWTLQLGAFSNAANVDALVKKLRSAGFKAYTLPTKPVDGSLTKVFVGPDVSQSKIERLKIEVEALTQLKGKVIAYNPLER from the coding sequence TTGTCCAGTCAGTTTCAAAACCGTTTGGTTGGCACCATAGTGATGGTCGCATTGGGAGTGATTTTTTTGCCCGACTTGTTGGATGGCAAAAAAGACCGGGTGCAGGAAGAGTTTGCCGAGATCCCATTAAGGCCCCAAACCCCGGTGATGAATGCACCGGAGGAAAGCTTTAAGGTGGAAGAACTGGGCAGTCTGGAACTCGCTTCCCAGGATGCTGACGACGATGGTGAGCAAACCCAGGCACTGGCGGCTGTTACCACTGATAAATTCAAAGACGACAAGGCATCCACTACGGCATCTTCAAGCCAAGCCTCAAACCCGCCCACAATACAAAGCGCCAAGGTAAACGACAAGCCCAAAGAAGAGCCTGTAGTTGCCAAAGCGGTGACGACACCGCCCAAATCCGAGCCCAAACCGGCACAGCAAGCCGGTTGGACCTTGCAACTGGGGGCCTTCAGTAATGCCGCCAATGTGGATGCGTTGGTTAAAAAGCTGCGCAGTGCCGGTTTCAAGGCATACACGCTACCCACCAAGCCGGTTGATGGCAGCCTCACCAAGGTATTTGTTGGGCCCGATGTGTCTCAGTCCAAAATTGAACGCCTCAAAATTGAAGTGGAAGCCCTCACTCAGCTTAAGGGCAAGGTCATTGCCTACAACCCGCTGGAGCGTTGA